The genomic region AGCAACGTTGTCCGGTTTTCCAGACGTTCCAGCGAGAGGCTGGGATTAAGTTTGAGACTGACCTGATGCTCTTGACCCAGCCGTTTGAGCTCGTTCTGCATCCCTTTTTCCAGCTGTCGTTCGAACAGGTCTGAGATATCGGGACGAAAGGGCTGATACGAGGGGCCGAGGAATCCGGGGCGTGCGCTGTTCCTCACCTGTCCGCGTCCCTGCATGAGATCGACGAACAGTGGTGCTCGGTCGCGGGGGGAACCTTTGAGGTTTGAGACAACAGATCCCAGCGCGGGACGTCCGCCGACGGACTGCATGTCTTTTTTGCGGAATCCGGACTGACATTGGAAGGCATCGTGTGCCCCGGCTGAACCGACCAGAGAACGCACGAACGCAAACTGATCCGCCTGAGCTGCCATCCGGGGTAGCAGTTCACAGAGCTGAATCCCGGGCACGCTGGTAGAGATCGGCTGAAATTCGCCTCGGATTTCAACGGGGGCTTCGGGTTTCAGGTCGATGGTATCCATGTGCGGAGGACCACCGTCCAGATGCACATTGATGATTGCTTTGCGAGAGTGCTGAATTCCCGCCCGTGCTTCCAGTCGCAGTAAATCTGACAGTGTCAGTCCTGCCAGACCGAGTGTGCCGAGTTTCAGAAAATCGCGGCGGGTAGCCTGTGAATGTTGCTGACTCTGTGCGCTCAGAAATTTCAGCATGAATATCCCTTTTCCCTCGAGAGGTCATTCATCGACGCGAAATCGCTTCCCTGTGGTTCATGACGCGCCTGGTACAAATCAAAGTATGTTTATACCAGATTGGGTGGGAAGGACTCAAGCAGGATTCTCGAACGGGAGAACATTCCAACGATTAGAGAAAGTTGGAGAAATCACCGAATGTGAGATTCGGGCGGGCTGAAATACACCAGAGCGAAAACAAGCGGCGTTTGAGGGGCTTCAAAACAGGCTCCACTCTGCGTTAAACCACGCGTCTAATCGGGCCAGTTACGATTGTCTGTAGCTGAATGCCCTGTGAAATGTGGTTTTAAAAACTGAAGGGAATCTGCCCTTTATTGTATATCGCAGAAAGGGGCAAAACGTTAACAACGAATTTCAAAAATAATCAAATTCGTTAGAAACAAAACTTTTTATAGTAATGAACCAAACTTGTTTCTGATCTTCATCAATTCTTAATAGATTTCTCTACAATATAAAATATTGCCGTAGATGAATTACTCGATAACATTTCCAGCAAGAAGATCTTACAGTTTTCCACGATGGAATTCTGAATTCTTAAGATAAGAAAACATACTGCAGAAAGAAAAGACGCACTTGCACGATGGATGCGACACAAACGACCTCACTCCAAACTGAAACTGCGCGAAGCCGTGCTGAGCTGGCTCGAAACTGGGTTAAAGTTCAACCTTCTTTGATGGCTTTCGTTGTAGCATCGACTCCCCAGTTTAGTGATGCAGAAGATCTGCTGCAGGAAGTCGCAGCAGAAATAGCAATTCGTTACGACGAGTATGATAACACGCGGCCCTTTCTTCCCTGGGCCTTGTGGATTGCCAAAATAAAAATTGCCGACTTCTATCGCGGTAAGCGTAAAGACCGGGTGCTGTTCATGGGGGAAGCAATGGACGCCCTGGCAGACGCCTGTTCCCGGGTGCAACAGCTGATGACCGAAGAACGGGATCTGCTCGAGTACTGCCTGGATCAGCTGACAGAACGTTCGCGGCGACTGCTGGGCCTGCGGTATGCCGAAGATTTAAAACCGAAACAGATTGCCGGAGAACTGGGCACCTCAACCGGTTCCGTGCGTGTGACTCTCTCCCGCATTCGTACGACGTTAATGGAATGTGTTCAAAAGCGGGCGGCCGGTGAAGCGAATGTCGGATCTTAGCGAATACAAACAGAGTACGGCGCTCGAGAATATCGACGCCTATCTGGATGGAGAAGAGCTTTCTGAAGAAGAAGCTCACAAGCTTGAACAGTGGATCAAGACCGACAGTGAAAATGCTGATCAGGCCTTCCGCCGCGTGTTTTTGCATTCCTATCTGCGTCAGCGTTTCCAGACACGGGCCATCGGCGAACGACAGGCAAGGGAACTGGAATCTCGTAAGCAGGAACCGCTGATTCTGCCATCTGAGTCGGAAATTGAAATCAAACCCGAACCTCAGCCGCAGACGAAGCCCACCCCCGCGAAAGGTCGGCGGCATCCACTGCTGACCTGGCGCTGGTTTCTGCTGATTGGTATCGGACTCGTGTCCACATTCAATCTGGCTGTCCTGTTCATCAAAGACTTCCAGATCCCTTACGACGAAGAGAAAGCCTTCGAGCAGCCCATCAATTTCGATTCTGATTACATGAAGAAGACCTTCCTGATGGCGCGAGTGGCAGCACAGCCCTTCCTCTATGAAGGCTTCGATTATTCGAAAAAAGAACTGTTGGACAAAGAGGCCGAAGGCGTTAATGGGCTCGACGGTGGTGTCGGCTGGGCAGGGCCTTGGATCGATGAAGGTCCCGTCTACGCTTCGATCGTACACGATACGAAAAAGAAAAACCTGGGCAAGAACGACATGCGACTGTTCGGCACGCTCGGTTTTTCTGACCAGTACGGGAATATGCTGCTCACTAAAGGGGGGCAGTATCGGACTGGCCAGGTTTCTCAGTCCGTCTCAGTGCGACACATCGATCTGCAGCAGGTGCCGCATGCACTCTCTGATGACAAAGGCTTTGGCGC from Gimesia sp. harbors:
- a CDS encoding DUF1501 domain-containing protein, which produces MLKFLSAQSQQHSQATRRDFLKLGTLGLAGLTLSDLLRLEARAGIQHSRKAIINVHLDGGPPHMDTIDLKPEAPVEIRGEFQPISTSVPGIQLCELLPRMAAQADQFAFVRSLVGSAGAHDAFQCQSGFRKKDMQSVGGRPALGSVVSNLKGSPRDRAPLFVDLMQGRGQVRNSARPGFLGPSYQPFRPDISDLFERQLEKGMQNELKRLGQEHQVSLKLNPSLSLERLENRTTLLSELDTIRRKVDASGMMDAMDRFSQQAVSILTSGRLADALDLEQEDPAVLEKYSLGVASENQKFYTSEGPGATRKFLLARRMIEAGVRCVSISISDFDTHSSNFSRMRQLLPIVDHGLATLVSDLKERGMLDDVTIIAWGEFGRTPRINSKNGGRDHWPRVGPAILAGGGMRTGQVIGATDRTASAVTDRPVSYKDIFTTLYHNLGIDPHAITINDPHGRPQYLLDEGERLSELG
- a CDS encoding sigma-70 family RNA polymerase sigma factor, which gives rise to MDATQTTSLQTETARSRAELARNWVKVQPSLMAFVVASTPQFSDAEDLLQEVAAEIAIRYDEYDNTRPFLPWALWIAKIKIADFYRGKRKDRVLFMGEAMDALADACSRVQQLMTEERDLLEYCLDQLTERSRRLLGLRYAEDLKPKQIAGELGTSTGSVRVTLSRIRTTLMECVQKRAAGEANVGS